A window of Spirochaetae bacterium HGW-Spirochaetae-1 genomic DNA:
GAAAATTAAGCCGGGTACGGTGGGACATCCTATACCCCAGACCGAGGCAAAAATTTCCGATGACGGAGAACTCCTCCTGAAGGGTCGTCAGGTCATGGTGGGATATTATAAGAATCCCAAGGCCACTAAGGAAGCCTTTACCAAGGATAAATTCTTCAGGACCGGCGATGTGGGTGTAATTGATAATACGGGTCGGCTTGCCATTACGGGAAGGATCAAGGACATCATTGTTACGGCCGGCGGAAAGAACATCTCTCCCCAGAATATAGAGAATGAGCTGAAATCTTCTCGTTTTATCGAGCAGGTTGCTGTCATCGGAGACAGGAGGAAGTATCTTTCGGCACTCATCGTGCCCACCTTTGATGAAATTAAAAAGTGGGCCAAGAAAAATGAGATAACCTTTGCCAGTAATGAGGACCTCATGAACAATGAGAAGGTCAATGAGCTTGTTGCGGGGGAAATCAATAAATTCACCAGTAAATTCTCACGTGTCGAGCAGATAAGAAAATTTAAACTTCTTGATGCGGAATGGACTCAGGATGGCGGAGAGCTGACCCCCAGTCAGAAAGTAAAACGCCGGGTCGTGGAAAGCAAGTACGCAAAAGAGATTGAGGGCCTGTACCCGCCTGATATGGAATAGATGTTCGGATTGCGGAGGGCGAAGAGATTCGCCCCCGCAATTTTATATCACGAAAATAATTTCATTATATCCTGGAAAACGGCCGCCGGTTCTTTTGCTCCATCTACCTCGCGAAGCAGTCCTTCCTTCTTGTAGAATTCTATCACGGGCATGGTTTGATTTCTATAAACAGAGAGACGGTTCTGAACGGTTTCCCTGTTATCGTCATCACGCAGGATAAGGGGGGCGCCGCAGCGGTCGCAGATATGGGGCTTTACCGGGGGATTGTACTCGACGTGAAAGATCTCACTACAGGCTGTACAGGTTCTGCGGCCCGTTATTCTTTTAATTATATCCTCATCGGGTACGGATATAAGGATTGCCGCATCGATGTTATGCCGTTCTTTCAGTTTTTCCGCCTGATACAGGGCCCGGGGGAAGCCGTCGAATAGAAACCCGGAAGGGCAGTTTTCTCCGAGATAATTCATTATTACTTCGGTAATGAGCTCCACAGGGCCGATTTCTCCACGAT
This region includes:
- a CDS encoding adenylate kinase, whose protein sequence is MNRVSFSRGEHTVMIKKPGHGPTLTKREKPLNSSKKIVLIGPPGCGKGTQASRIRETFSIPHISSGNILRDEVRRGTDFGRQIKEFMDRGEIGPVELITEVIMNYLGENCPSGFLFDGFPRALYQAEKLKERHNIDAAILISVPDEDIIKRITGRRTCTACSEIFHVEYNPPVKPHICDRCGAPLILRDDDNRETVQNRLSVYRNQTMPVIEFYKKEGLLREVDGAKEPAAVFQDIMKLFS